From a single Spirochaetaceae bacterium genomic region:
- a CDS encoding ABC transporter permease, with the protein MSLINLLPSILLMAAPIVVASLGGLICEKSGVVNIGIEGLLNIGAFTAALVHFYLEATTSLSLPIALLAACAAGTLFSLIHAFTCVTMKANQIISGTGINLLASGITVFFCQLIFNMDRTAPFRFGFTVGPFGFYPTAYLALAFFIATWYLLYKRKFGLRLRACGEYPQAAQSAGINVVKMQYFGVLASGFAAGLAGAFIVLSSTIQYDRNLISGTGFIALAAISFGRFIPKGVASAGLLFGTASAIVFAPGIQTLRQYIPGEFFSSLPYLLTLVSLIIFGILDNRKKQKIKAMA; encoded by the coding sequence GTTTAGGCGGCCTCATCTGCGAAAAGAGCGGGGTGGTAAACATCGGTATTGAGGGTTTATTAAATATTGGGGCCTTTACAGCGGCTTTAGTGCATTTTTACCTAGAAGCAACTACCAGTTTATCGCTGCCTATAGCTTTATTGGCGGCCTGTGCGGCCGGTACTTTATTTAGTTTAATTCATGCCTTTACCTGTGTAACGATGAAGGCCAACCAAATTATCAGCGGTACCGGTATAAATTTATTGGCGAGCGGTATCACCGTCTTTTTTTGCCAGTTAATTTTTAATATGGACCGTACGGCGCCTTTTCGGTTTGGTTTTACCGTTGGGCCTTTTGGTTTTTACCCTACAGCTTATTTAGCTTTGGCCTTTTTTATAGCTACTTGGTACTTACTATACAAGCGTAAATTTGGTCTGCGCTTGCGCGCTTGCGGTGAGTACCCGCAGGCGGCCCAAAGCGCCGGTATCAATGTAGTTAAAATGCAGTATTTTGGGGTGCTGGCTAGCGGTTTTGCCGCCGGTTTGGCAGGGGCTTTTATTGTGTTAAGCAGCACGATACAATATGACCGCAACCTGATAAGCGGTACCGGCTTTATTGCTTTGGCTGCCATTAGTTTTGGCCGTTTTATCCCTAAGGGGGTAGCTAGCGCCGGCTTGCTTTTTGGTACGGCCAGCGCTATTGTTTTTGCTCCCGGTATACAAACTTTAAGGCAGTACATTCCCGGCGAGTTTTTTAGCAGTTTACCTTACTTGCTTACTTTAGTTTCGCTTATTATTTTTGGTATACTAGATAACCGAAAAAAGCAAAAAATTAAAGCTATGGCTTAA
- a CDS encoding TetR/AcrR family transcriptional regulator: MNSQSESDTKLKILEAARKLFAEKSFSDVAVSEVAEQAAVSKSLIYYYFKSKDEILSALIDIFVADFTTLAALKFKVAANGSCGGSKEEYDTIFLPQMELFKKHKDVIKILFMEAIKGNQQGMVLFSLINRLMNESAEIIDDKEMNDVSDKLKNNSEMQAAVFFFQFLPVVSYFCLEEQWLSWAKADKQKINELYFKLSYQAHKRLSKTLGDMFAL, from the coding sequence ATGAACAGTCAGTCAGAGAGTGATACTAAGTTAAAAATTTTAGAGGCAGCCCGTAAATTATTTGCTGAAAAGAGTTTTAGTGATGTAGCGGTTAGCGAAGTAGCCGAACAAGCAGCCGTTAGTAAAAGTTTAATTTATTATTATTTTAAAAGTAAAGATGAAATTTTAAGCGCCTTAATAGATATTTTTGTGGCCGATTTTACCACCCTTGCCGCCCTAAAGTTTAAAGTAGCAGCCAACGGCAGCTGTGGCGGGAGTAAAGAAGAATATGATACCATCTTTTTGCCGCAGATGGAGTTATTTAAAAAACATAAAGATGTAATTAAAATATTATTTATGGAGGCTATTAAGGGTAATCAGCAAGGTATGGTGTTATTTAGTTTAATTAACCGCTTGATGAACGAATCGGCCGAAATTATTGACGACAAAGAAATGAACGATGTGAGCGATAAGTTAAAAAATAACAGCGAAATGCAGGCGGCGGTATTTTTCTTTCAGTTTTTGCCGGTGGTTAGTTATTTTTGCTTAGAGGAGCAATGGCTAAGCTGGGCAAAGGCCGATAAGCAAAAAATTAATGAGCTTTACTTTAAGCTTAGTTATCAAGCTCATAAACGGTTAAGTAAAACTTTAGGCGATATGTTTGCTCTTTAA